In the Pan paniscus chromosome 8, NHGRI_mPanPan1-v2.0_pri, whole genome shotgun sequence genome, one interval contains:
- the NKX1-2 gene encoding NK1 transcription factor-related protein 2, with translation MLAWQDGGAKAAPSHHKISFSVLDILDPQKFTRAALPAVRPAPREARKSLAEVEAGKDASSRDPVRQLETPDAAGPGAGQASPLEGSEAEEEEDAEDPRRPRLRERAARLLPGPARSPDAPAGALASGEPCEDGGDGPVGSPPGSPGSPRPRRRRVEPNCAKPRRARTAFTYEQLVALENKFRATRYLSVCERLNLALSLSLTETQVKIWFQNRRTKWKKQNPGADGAAQVGGGAPQPGAAGGGGGGGSGGSPGPPGTGALHFQTFPSYSAANVLFPSAASFPLTAAAPGSPFAPFLGPSYLTPFYAPRL, from the exons ATGCTGGCATGGCAGGACGGCGGGGCCAAGGCGGCTCCCTCCCACCACAAGATTTCTTTCTCTGTCCTGGACATCCTGGACCCACAGAAATTCACCCGCGCAGCGCTCCCTGCCGTGCGCCCGGCTCCCCGGGAAGCCAGGAAAAGTTTGGCGGAGGTCGAAGCGGGGAAAGATGCCAGCTCCAGGGACCCTGTCCGACAGCTGGAGACCCCTG ATGCTGCGGGCCCAGGAGCCGGCCAGGCGTCCCCACTGGAGGGTTCCGAGgcggaagaggaggaggatgcgGAGGATCCGAGGAGGCCGCGGCTGCGGGAGCGGGCTGCGCGCTTGCTGCCGGGCCCAGCGCGCTCACCTGACGCCCCGGCCGGGGCATTGGCGTCTGGGGAGCCCTGCGAGGACGGCGGGGACGGCCCTGTGGGGTCCCCCCCGGGATCCCCCGGCTCCCCGCGTCCCAGGCGCCGGCGCGTGGAGCCCAACTGCGCCAAGCCGCGGCGCGCGCGCACCGCCTTCACCTACGAGCAGCTGGTGGCCTTGGAGAACAAGTTCCGGGCCACGCGCTACCTGTCAGTGTGCGAGCGCCTGAACCTCGCGCTGTCTCTCAGCCTCACCGAGACGCAGGTCAAAATCTGGTTCCAGAATCGCAGGACCAAGTGGAAGAAGCAGAACCCGGGTGCCGACGGCGCGGCGCAGGTGGGGGGTGGCGCGCCCCAGCCAGGGGCGgcggggggcggcggcggcggcggctcggggGGCAGTCCTGGCCCTCCCGGCACCGGCGCTCTGCACTTCCAGACTTTCCCCTCCTACTCCGCGGCCAACGTCCTCTTCCCGTCCGCCGCCTCCTTCCCGCTGACGGCTGCCGCCCCCGGGAGCCCTTTCGCGCCGTTCCTTGGGCCTTCCTACTTGACCCCCTTCTACGCCCCGCGTCTATGA